In Bacillus rossius redtenbacheri isolate Brsri chromosome 9 unlocalized genomic scaffold, Brsri_v3 Brsri_v3_scf9_2, whole genome shotgun sequence, one DNA window encodes the following:
- the LOC134542959 gene encoding uncharacterized protein LOC134542959, whose amino-acid sequence MASAGPALLWGALLALASATPRPGGTLQLAGVAVESATATSEGAATPPFDPSFRRRGTPGVSGLEHAVPTAETSTPEPTSRRGGFADAAAEDECVEEDTAAAAPSLDRAGDTWTTAYSPVTTDYPARRDPKVLNFFPIPVSEECVSNDNRRIGTCLNTYECRILEGESHGPCALGFGVCCVFTVSCDREVSNNVTYFLSPNFPELTRDVGTCSIQVKKMAPEISQLRLDFIHLNMGQPNRRTGVCDSDALVVSGGSGADLRLCGQNSGHHVYYDVENTNDSIVIAVNLTKPNVFRLWEIKVTQVEFNQRAPAGCLQYYQGASGVIQTLNFADNGRHLADQDYLICMRQEEKMCSIVYEPCDENSFKIGPDPPQTAYDGSGYGADDEAQRDCADRIVMPCDSEDFIMPKDSGGSSACDLLHCGSSFCSAGESPCRIESSTLPFNIRVQFGPGDKEESPDDNLGMCLRYEQQPCAP is encoded by the exons ATGGCGTCCGCGGGGCCGGCGCTGCTGTGGGGCGCGCTTCTGGCCCTGGCATCAGCCACGCCGCGGCCGGGCGGGACCCTCCAGCTAGCGGGCGTCGCCGTGGAATCGGCGACGGCGACCTCGGAGGGAGCTGCGACTCCGCCGTTCGACCCGTCGTTTCGCCGGCGCGGGACCCCCGGCGTGTCGGGGCTGGAACACGCGGTCCCGACGGCGGAGACCTCGACTCCTGAGCCGACATCTCGGCGCGGCGGCTTCGCGGACGCGGCAGCGGAGGACGAATGTGTGGAGGAGGACACCGCGGCAGCCGCGCCGTCGCTCGACCGAGCGGGCGACACCTGGACGACGGCGTATTCGCCGGTCACGACGGACTACCCGGCGCGTCGCGACCCCAAAG TACTGAATTTCTTCCCAATCCCTGTGAGTGAAGAATGTGTGTCGAATGATAATAGGAGGATTG GGACGTGCCTCAACACCTACGAGTGCCGCATCCTGGAAGGGGAGTCCCACGGACCTTGCGCCTTGGGCTTCGGAGTCTGCTGCGTGT tcACTGTTTCCTGCGACAGGGAGGTTTCAAACAACGTTACTTATTTCCTCAGCCCAAACTTCCCGGAACTGACAAGAGATGTCGGCACGTGTTCTATCCAAGTGAAGAAAATGGCTCCTGAAATCAGCCAGCTGCGGTTGGACTTTATACATCTTAACATG GGCCAGCCCAACCGGCGCACCGGGGTCTGCGACTCGGACGCCCTCGTGGTGTCTGGCGGCTCGGGCGCGGACCTGCGCCTCTGCGGCCAGAACAGCGGCCACCACG TGTACTACGACGTGGAGAACACGAACGACTCGATTGTCATCGCGGTGAACCTGACGAAGCCAAACGTGTTCCGCCTGTGGGAGATCAAG GTGACGCAGGTGGAGTTCAACCAGCGCGCTCCCGCGGGCTGCCTGCAGTACTACCAAGGGGCTTCTG GAGTCATTCAGACGCTGAATTTCGCTGACAACGGCCGACACTTGGCGGATCAAGACTACCTCATCTGCATGCGACAGGAAGAaa aGATGTGTTCGATCGTGTACGAGCCCTGCGACGAGAACTCCTTCAAGATCGGCCCTGACCCGCCTCAGACAGCAT ATGACGGGTCGGGCTACGGCGCAGACGACGAGGCGCAGAGGGACTGCGCAGACAGGATAGTCATGCCCTGCGACTCGGAGGACTTCATCATG CCCAAAGACAGCGGCGGCTCCAGCGCCTGCGACCTCCTGCACTGCGGCTCGTCCTTCTGCTCGGCCGGCGAGAGTCCGTGTCGGATCGAGA GCAGCACCCTGCCTTTCAACATCCGGGTGCAGTTCGGGCCGGGAGACAAGGAGGAGTCCCCCGACGACAACCTGGGCATGTGTCTGCGCTACGAGCAGCAGCCGTGCGCCCCCTAG